The Pseudomonas orientalis genome contains a region encoding:
- a CDS encoding accessory factor UbiK family protein has translation MLAPKDFLDALSGHASRLFSGDTPLPRNEIESQFKALLQSGFSKLDLVSREEFDSQMVVLARTRARLESLEAKVAELEARLTPPSAE, from the coding sequence ATGCTCGCGCCCAAAGACTTCCTCGACGCCCTGAGCGGCCACGCCTCTCGCCTGTTCAGCGGCGACACCCCGCTGCCCCGCAACGAAATCGAAAGCCAGTTCAAGGCATTGCTGCAAAGTGGCTTCAGCAAGCTCGATCTGGTCAGCCGTGAAGAATTCGACAGCCAGATGGTGGTATTGGCCCGCACCCGTGCACGGCTGGAGAGCCTGGAAGCGAAGGTGGCGGAACTGGAAGCGCGGCTGACGCCCCCATCGGCCGAATAA